One Acinetobacter colistiniresistens DNA segment encodes these proteins:
- a CDS encoding metal/formaldehyde-sensitive transcriptional repressor produces the protein MSHLHQDKKILNRLKRIQGQFAAVEKSITNPESSCIEVLQQVAAVKGAVNGLMNQLIEQHLKEHVLKGADHVEEEEVEKFFTLLQRYL, from the coding sequence ATGTCTCACCTCCATCAAGATAAGAAAATTTTAAATCGTCTTAAGCGGATTCAAGGACAGTTCGCAGCAGTCGAGAAATCAATCACAAATCCTGAGAGTTCTTGCATAGAGGTTTTACAGCAGGTTGCAGCAGTCAAAGGTGCAGTGAATGGCTTAATGAATCAGTTGATTGAACAACACCTAAAAGAGCATGTATTAAAAGGGGCTGATCACGTCGAAGAGGAGGAAGTCGAAAAATTTTTCACCTTATTACAACGCTATCTATAA
- a CDS encoding ATP-binding cassette domain-containing protein yields the protein MIDCYIQLQQGQFSLDQRFQSDHSVIGLFGASGSGKTTILHSIAGLIRPQSGWIKIQNQTWFDHAQKINLITQQRRVGLVFQDAQLFPHKNVKQNLVFGFKHIAPQQRQFEVDYIVELLKLGHLLERMPIKLSGGEKQRVALGRALLYSPQLLLLDEPLSALDTAHKAEIIPFFQRVKQEIKIPMLYVSHDHSELEQLSNTIWYL from the coding sequence ATGATTGATTGTTATATACAGCTACAACAAGGACAATTCTCTTTGGATCAACGCTTTCAGTCGGATCATTCTGTGATTGGGTTATTTGGGGCTTCAGGTTCGGGAAAAACCACCATATTGCACAGTATTGCAGGTTTAATCCGACCACAATCGGGATGGATCAAAATCCAGAACCAGACATGGTTTGATCACGCTCAAAAAATTAATTTAATTACACAACAGCGTCGGGTAGGGCTTGTCTTTCAGGATGCCCAATTGTTTCCGCATAAAAACGTCAAACAGAATTTAGTGTTTGGTTTTAAGCATATTGCGCCACAACAACGTCAGTTCGAAGTGGACTATATTGTTGAGTTACTCAAATTGGGGCATTTGCTGGAACGTATGCCGATTAAGCTGTCTGGGGGAGAAAAACAGCGAGTGGCTTTGGGACGAGCATTATTATACTCGCCACAATTACTGCTTTTAGATGAGCCGCTATCTGCACTGGATACCGCGCATAAAGCTGAGATCATTCCTTTTTTTCAACGCGTTAAACAGGAAATCAAGATCCCAATGTTGTATGTGAGTCATGATCATTCCGAGCTAGAACAACTGAGTAACACCATTTGGTATTTATAG